GATATAATTAACTTATTCTGTCTCGAAATAaagtttaacaaatatattatagagATGTAGTGATTATaccatatttttataatattgatttttttcatttatttaaatggCTTAAATTATCTTGTtttctacttatatatttatatatatacatatatatacctacatacacatatataaataatattaataatataagaaaatatatatttaatttgcgGGATTATAACctaagaaaattaagatttgATCAATATAATgcttctaataaaatatatattattgagtaatataatttatatagtaTAACGACGTTTAGTATTGGACCTTTAGCTAAATGAATTCAAAAGGTAAAGTAATAAACTCTTATGCGTTTGTTACGTTTCTAAACaaactataataaatatttatttctaaatttcataaatatttttacattacaaaaaatgaattttagataaattttacgttatgagaaagaaaaattaaacataatttttgagtgaaaaaaaaaactaaaaaataattaaaaatgcactattattttaataattatatatggtccaatttcatctaaaaaatacaaatcaattttgaattattataaatgacttaagtataataatatttttgaaaaaattaacacGAGTAATTCATAAAGTAGGAAAAGTTGATTCTAACAACTTCAATAACACATGCTTCTAGAATTcgaaatgatatttttaaccAGGATCGttatatgttaataaaattttaataatataatttgtatcactattttattagtttatatgaatttatttttaaaaaatatttaaaacagattaatcataaattatcaattatgtattgtaaaaaaatgttaaaataacttttttcttttaacattagAAACATTTTGTTCATtgcaaaaagtgaaaaaaaaaaaaaagttgttttgaatGCGTATGAAGTAAGAATGAAGCTAACATTAGGCTTGTGTGACCGACTTTATGGCATCATACCGTCTTTTGGTAAATAACGTATGATTCCTTAATTAGTATAAGTTAGCGTAAGAGAAAGAGGTATATAAATGGTGTGTCTTCACTTTATTATTACaggataataatatataatattttaacaactttcttttaacaactttttgacaacaggacagatgttattattttattggtctgtttaaatttatgtttaaaaaaatatttgaaacggaccaatcataaatatgtgttgtcaaaaaattgtcaaaaaaaaattgttaaatagaCTTTTTCCTATATTATATCACCAAATTCACATTCCATAAAagtaaataacataaataaataataatcataataatagttatatttttaaggaTTTTGATTGAAGGGATTGAGGAAACCATAGAACAGTTTTCATTGATTGAGACGTGTGAAagtatcaaaatcaaacttaCATGGTTTTGATTTCTCcgaaagttaatttatattttcttctattatattattcttaaagaatatataaatattagttttataaaaatttattcaaaataattttttaattgtaatcatattttacatatataatttcgttattttaaaaaattgaaaataacacATGAACTAAGAATGAAAAATTGAGTAATTGAGtgtaagaatatttttaaaaaaattaacacgactaatttataaactaggaaaagtttattctaataACTTCAATAACACATTCCTCTGAAACTGGAAATGACATTTTTAACAACACGAACATTATTGgcaaaaaaagaaagttaaatacAGTTTTGTAAGAAAgcgaaaaaaagaaagaaaagaaaaagttgttttgAATGCATATAAGGAAGTAAGAATGAACCTAACATTCGGCTGTTGTGACCCACTTTTTGACATCACACTCTCGTTTGGTAAATAACGTATCATCCTTTAATTAGTATAAGTTAACACGTAAGACAAAGTGGTGTGTCTTCACTTTATTATATCACGAATTTAAGCTTACGGTGGAATTTATACACAGATCTAATATAGTTTTCACatcactaattaaatttatcGACCGACAAATATAATCCTAACAAAATCTGAATTCAATCATATAACGAATAAATAGAATTCTATATTCAAAACTTTATAACAATGAATTAAtggttttcatctttatatgttattttacttttttaatttttatctaaaaactTATACCTATAATTCTAACTATTTCGGTTATAAGATCGAGTCACTTAAGCCATTCACAATTTCTTCAAAGTTTTGTTTAGTCACCGTCTTTTTCTCCAATCTTCTGTCCATCGTTCGCAGAGGTATCTGTCAAAGATCCTTCAatgtcaaaattaataattgtcTATACGGTAATCTGAATACAATAATAAATGCACAGTAAATGAGAGTACCTACCTCTTattttgacttgtatttatagttttcattaCCCAATCATCTATAATCAATGTTTTATCTTAATCGTAGCCTAAAATTTGCCTGCTGACTGTAACCTGTCGGTCTTGATGTTGTTCACTATCGTCTGGGGATAACCGTCCGACTCTCTTGATacattaatcaataataattgtatttttaaagattttcaCGGAAGAGATTAAGTAAACCATAGAGCAGTTTTATTGGCTGAGACGTGAACAtgtatcaaaatcaaacttatTGAATTTTGTACACTAATTTGGAAATATGAACAAACAGAAAATGGCTGTAGTCAGAGGTTTACTACCTACCACTCGCCAACTTTTGTCACTTTCGGACAGtccaaattaacaaaaaaacgAGGTTGACTATGAATATTCCGAAAGTTCAGATTTCTTTTGTTGAACATGAAAAGTGAATTGAAAACATTGGAATTAAATTAGAGAATGTGTGATGAAGATGGTTCTGAAAATGTGTGCTGTGGAAGAACCAACGTGGCCTGATAAACCCTGAAATTGATGAAAGGGTCTTATTGACTGTGTTATGCAAGTTGGTGGCAATAAATAGTGACAGAATATGCAACTGCATCTGTTTAATGATCATCGAGAAAGACTGGTTGGGATCAAAATCAATCTGCGATTCTTTTCGAAAACTTTAGgaccataataataataatacgaCACTGGCcataaatatttaatggttATGGCTGTTTTCTtaaagaagacaaaaaaaattattttttattaaaaatgtttttttaatacgttctattgtattttttaatctcACAATTAATATGGTTTTTCATGAAAAGAgatgattaataatttttaacaagcTTCTGAATATTCATAACAAAAACAGAAATGGGGAACGGAATGAATAGAGTTGCTTGTTTTCCCTTGTTCTAttgtattttttgtgttttaaaattgataaattttgattaaaagaattaaattcattatatttctaaaattaagaaacttAAAGAAGAggaattaattatgattttttactgaagtacaaaaaacaaatttatcagtttaggaaaattaatttccaTTACGTATCAAATAATGAAAAGTAGTTTGTGTCGTGTATCATTGCATCATTTATAATGTGAAAACCAGCTTGCAGGgatatttctttttgaaactCAACAATCTCAGTTTACTCTTGTTTTAAATTCTAAACCTGatcatttataatatgtaaCCCTTTTCTggaaatgaaaggaaataaaaCTCTAAGTTGGGTAATCCAAAAAGGTAGAGTGATATTAGGATAGAGTGCCCATTTTGTCAAAGTTTATAAACTTTCAGGCTCTGCACTCCATCAATTGGTGTAGTATGTTCCCGAAAACAAAAATCTAGAAATTCACATATTTAATGGGGTGCGAGAAGAAATTTATGGAGTGTAGAAAGAAACAGCCCAACGTGTAACTAAGCTTATATTGAGGGCCCAAATAAACTCGAATGTGAAAGGGCTGAATGTACCTTGCATTTTAGGAAGGAAAGTGGTACCTATGGAAGGCGAGGACGGCGTCTGCATCAGTATTCAGTATTCAGCTTTTCAAAAGATGAGATTAAAGAGGTTAAAGTAACTACAAACAAGGTAAAAACCTCAAATTCAATATCCTCTTATGTACACTGATttccatgtgttattaataatatatacttaGTAATTTGTACAGATAATCACTTTTCTAACAGTGTCTGCATTCCCTTCTGATCCTTGCTTTGTACTGATTCAACCAATTGACTTTATTAATGGAGAAATCTGAAGAAAATAAACCATGATTTGACTAATTCGATTGCATGAAAAAGATTGAATTGTAAATGTTTTGGTAAAGAGAAATTGGGTTAGATAACAGGGAATATATTTGAGCAGAGATAGGAAATGTAAAATACTGTATTGAAGGCGAAAATTTCAATATTGAAATAGTTACCAATTTACATCTCTTCCATTCTATTTCCCAGACAAGAACAAGAAAGCTTTGATTGAAAGGATAATTTCTACTACTGTATTAAGAAAATTCTGCATGTATTCACACAAAGTTGTTCAAAATACAATGCACATACAGTAAGCACAAGACTTGACACCAGTTGAGACATTGAAGTGGAAGCCACAAAGGTTGGTCTCTGGTGGGAACAAAATAGGTGGAGAAGTTGAGAAGATGCATCCATCCTAACTATATTTCTCCTTGTATCTGAGAAAAAAGAACCTAAACAGGCCCCTCAAAATTGGGTTAGATTGCTATTGATTAACAAAAAAGTTGGAAAGCAAAATTCTTTCGAGTTCGATTTGAGAATGACTAGTCAGAAAAATTCCTGTCCATTTTAAGCTTGCTCTTCACATCTTGTATCTCCTTCATTTGTCGCTGCAAGGCAAAGAAAATATGTGAAACCAGCCACAGGAATAGGCATATAAGATAGTATGCGATGCATTGGCGATATATTGCAAGAAATAATTCTTCACAATGCTCCACCTGATATAGTGCATTCCAACATGCATTAAACTTCGCATAATGCAGTAACCATTCTATAGACATCGGGTACTCTATTGTATTGGGCTGAGAGCAATGGGAGGTTGATACTGCATTTCTCTGTAAAGGCAGGAAACACGCAATttaaaacttcttttcttatatgGGTAAATGAATGAATTAGGTGAGTAAGGTTACCATCTCCTGGTTTTGCCTTTGAGGCGCAGTTCTGTCAATGACCAAATGGCCAGtgaattttttcttcttgtcagGCTCACGGAGAATTCCCTTCATGGCACTGACAATCCTGTAGAAAATCTATGAACAGTACATACTATGCAGTATAAAATGACTTAGAAGATCGATTTTGGAAACAAGGTGGTTTTTGCTTAAGAGCAAGACAATAAATGCATTATTGTAATTTTAGCAAGATATGGGTAATATGAACCTAAGTAAAATTGGTCAAAGATCCATTTTTCTGAGTTTAAATATCTGGAATCAATTACACaaaaatgatagagaaaataaagataGTTAGTATGGAAAGAGGCATCAAGAGTTGTTTGAAATTCCATAGTAACAGACTCTAATGCAATTTTTACCATCCAACTATTCTATATGGTAGTGAATGTTGGACTTGTTAACATGGGAGAAATTTGAGAGGAGTACTTATGAAAGTGCTAAGAGAAATGTGTGGTTTGGAAGTAGTTATTGATCTCATGGTAAATAATATTCTTGAAACTCTGATTTTTAAAGCAAACCAAATGGCATTTTGTGATTCATAGAGTCGTCCTCACGTAGTGAGATAAGGGctttgttgttattattgtgTGTCTGTATGTGTTTGTATGcgtagatagatagatatagataaataatggaaagtttaaaaagttataaaagatcAAAGCCATCTAATAAGATATGCACTTCCTTCCATTGCAATAACAGATGGTACATGTAGGgttttccattatttaataCTTACCACAAgatcaattataaaatgttgAGGTTAAACCTTTGGTTCAAAATCCctgcttttgttttttatttcttagtgAAGAAATATAAACTTAGCCGTTATTCTGTGGTGACTTTCATATCTGGAGATTTACCATTAGGATATAAACGAAGTAGAACCTATTAGGTGGTGTGCAACTATCAACATAACTGCCTGTGACCTGGAAATAATGATTATTGCATAAATTGGATATTAAATCCATTCAGCTGCAAGCCTAAGGATCTAGGATGACATATAAATATCGATTTGTGTATCTTTACCatcaataatttgaataaacatTCAAGTACATGCAGGAAGCATATGCAGCACCTTCCGGGATTGCTCAACAATAATGCAGCTAGTGGGCAGAGTTTCCTATTTGCCAAATATTCAACctcataatataattttttatgaggTTGAAGATGTTAGCTTACCTAGATGCCCCAAAGTTCTTAAACAGGAAAAATTATCACTGAAACGATACATGAATCTTAGGAGAGTAATTCAgcatcaaaaataaaaataagagatgcGATACCTCCCTTCTCCAAGACTAAGGAATCTTCTGTTTAACTCGGATATTGCTGATTCAGCTTcacattttgttttaaaaataacaaatgctCTACCTGTCAATAGATGAGAGATCACAATAAATGGAGGATCTAAAAAGTCACAACATTTACTATGCCCCCACTGAATTTATAGGTTTCATGATACGAATAAAAGAGccacaaaaattttaaaatgggACTGTTTGGCGATTTTAAAGGTATATTTGTAAATACCATAGTATGTACTGGAACTCGGGATCCATTCTATCATCCTTGCCTGAACCTTTGCTTTGAGAGCACACCAAACAAGATCCTGAACAAGAattgaggaaaaagaaattaaaaaactagACCACTAGACACAGGCcagattaatttataatctaAACCTAAAGTTCCTCTTACGAAGAAAAATAGTTCATCGGACAACCGATTGTCTTAACACGTCGATTTAACTTTCAATTACTTGATAATTGTCTAGTCATGCATAGCACATCCACACACAACATATAGGCCATTTTAAATAGGACAATAATCGGAGAACCTGATGGCAAAGGTGTAAGGAAATTGATCTAAGtttcttcatttaaatttttatattagtacATATATTATTTCAGTTTCAACTAATAGAAGAATTTCCCTCTTCATTTGTCATATTGCATACAAATCCACAACTGTTCCTGTGTCTACTGATGTTGAAATTTCCATACAGCCGGATTACAATCTTATAGGCTTGTAATCTTTAAAAGTTCAATGCGCAAATAAAGTAGgcaagtaaaaatataaaaaagctCTCTTCAGCTGAAAGTAAAAAACAACttaagaatttgaaaaattggATCCAGTATACCTCTACTTCATATGATGTGTAGGATGGATCCAGATTATTCAGTAAAACCAAGGTATCCAATTCTTGAGCTCTCCGCAGTCTATCATCCCAAGGCTACAAATGCAATTAACAACAAATCAAGCATACCTATAGTATATCTGTACTATATGTATGGTTCGACACAGGTAAGAACCGGAATCTTTACAATGATTAATAAGCAGGAACTTCACTTCATTCATTTTGTtccattataaaataaacttcttttgtaacagttcaaaaacaaaattttttgatTTGATTAAAGTAATAATACTAACATATACTTAGAAAGTGCAATGACACTAAGTAATTAACAGACTTATCCAAGAATTTCTTAATTTCAGAAACTAAAGCGACACCACCTACCACGTTTAGGGGGGCGCAGTGGCTGTTACTCCCAAGAAAAGCAACATTATTTCAAACCAACCTAGGCAATTGTCAGTGTACTAAACTAGCAAAAACTCATTTAAAAGTGGCCACATGCAATTGTTATAGAGTGACTAACAAATGCTTTATTCAGTTAAGTGAATGATATGGCACACAAATAGTTTGGTAAGCTTTGAACCAACATCGCAAGTAGACTAACCACTCAAAGTTGAAAGGATCTCATTGAGATtgtattgaaaaaattaatgacTTGATAGGAAAATGACCTAAATGTggagaatcaagaaaaactatATACGGAAGGGGCGACCACAATAACTATAGTAGCATTtcaattacaaacaaatttCTCTAAGCTAATATAGCTGGAATTGTTAATCATCAAACTGCCTGATTATttcaagtgaaaaaaaaaaagattcttTAGCACAGAGCAAATGTTCAGAAACTAATTAGAATTTGGCAGATAATTTAAGTCATAGGCATATCTTAATATCATTGATGTTATGTCCAAGCGTGTAGAAAGTCATTCTGGAAATATACTTGCCAATGGAAAGTGAGCTGTTTTCACATCAGAATAGTAGAGATAAATGTAAGTAAAGACAAGCATATTCCGGCCACTATAACTTCAGTAAACAAAGCAAACCAGTTAGATCCCAAAGTATACGGCGTAGAAGTTgtgaaaaaggtaaataaaCTACAGCATACAAACACTTTATATGCTCTTTTACACTATGTTTCTATTATCTAAATCTATGAAGCACCAGTTCCTCTTCTGTTTGAAGTGTTGCACTCTCCAAAAACTTGTCTCACGTGTCAAAACGCTTCTCATTAAGtgtccaattaaaaaaaaattgatctgGTTTCAACACTTAGAGATACAAATTCATTAACACTTCAGTCGACTTCcgttgatttaaaaaaaaaaaaaaaaaaaaaaaccttcagTCAACACTTCCAAATACAcagacttttaaaaaataagcttaaaatacaacaaaatattaaaaactaatcTCTTTGACATCTTTTTGTGTGACTCATTAGCATATGTAATGCCTCTTAATATACTTTTGTCAGAGTTATAATCGTAAAAAAGGTGAATTTTCATAGGGAGCATATTTAGTCAAAgtgctttcttttatttgagACTGAAAGGAATACATATTAATCGTCATTAATGAACAAGATTAAAACAACTATTTCATgtgagttttttaaaaattataccaCTTAAATCTTGACCATTCATGTAAGTTTGTAAAGTCTagatttaccttttttttactCATAAAAATGTCCCTCTCACTAGATATGTTGCATTGTCTCAGTGTCCTATATTTCAGACATTAGCAATGTTAAACGGTTCATTACATGAATGTACTTCCTAGAAACAAACACGGAAGAACATATTTTGTACATTAACCCAAAGCttgaaaatgataaaagctTAAAGCACAAGTTTATAATCAATATCAAGAAATAAGAACTCACCATTTTCTTAAACCACTTTCGTTTGTCCTGCAACAATGAAATCAGAACTATGACTAGAATCATATTTGAAGCCACAATAAAGATCACATATATGATATGTTCTCCCAAGGTTCTCAATCTTTTTATCTTGCTTAAGAAGTCTGGATCTcaagttaaataatttatatctagAAAAGGTAACAATATTGTACATTTTAAGGACTCTTATCATTGTAGTCAATGAATAAAAGGGAAAACAAGCTTCACATCGTAAATATATCATTGTATGAACCTTTTGTATATCTGAAATATTTGTAAAGTTAATTTTCACAAGACaccaaaaaaagtaaataagttGTAACTGAATTGATGGTTCACTTCATCTAATTTATCACTTGTCGAACTTAAAATGAGTGATGAGTGACACCTGACATGGAATATTTTATGGACTTACTGCATCTGGCCTTTCAGTTACATCAATAACTCTTTTGTCTGCGTTGAGTTTTTCATCCTGTTTGATTTCTACCTTCTTCTCattaatttcttcttccttaggGATTTTGCTACTTTGACAAATGTTTGGCTTCTCTTCTGTAATCTTCCTCTTTTTATATGGATAGGAAACTGATGATTGTTTTGGAAAAGTATTCTCAGAAGTTCTCCCTTCAGCTTTATCGTTAACTTGACAATGTGAGATAGGACAGGTCCTAGTCACAATTTTAGGTCTAATATCTGTCCCAAAATTTAGATGATTACTGGTTCGATCAACCCTTCTCTTGTTAAAGAACTGCTCCACTGCAGAACAGTAATACAGTGGGCTAAGGTGAGTGTTAAAGCTAATTTGAGTTGCTAAAAGGTTGTTGTATTATGAAAGATCAGTAATTGCTCCAGATCAACAGGCCAAATAGTTCAATATGTGACGTGAACACTATAATTTTAACTAAGATAGCAGGTAACAAAATATAAGACAAGATAATGACCTCTAACTCCATCAATCTCATTAGTAAATTTATCAATGATTACACGTTGTCCAACATCAAACGTGCAACTGAAAAAGTAGTCTGCCTTGTTTAACTCGGTTTCTGATGGCTTGGGATTTCTCTTGTCCTTTGAAGTGCAAACAACATTGCACTTTCCAATAATTGATTcctgaaaaacaaaattttaaatgaaggAAAATGAATCAACAAACTTCTTTATTACGACAAAGACTCAATTTCAACTATATCAAACGTTATCTACGGCCAAAGTACCGCATAAACGAAAAAGATATATTAGCTCTtcctaaaattatataacaGTGCAATAAAGCAAACCAAACTAATAACCATTTCAAAACTTCAAAAAGGAAGTTTAGCCTTAGCATGGCTGTGGACCAATGCACATGCTTTCAATCTTTTTCTTCCCCTTTCAAGAaccttttaaaattaacattatttttgttgAGACTTGATACATTCTTTGTGAGCATATAGTATGTCTCTTGAAAGAATTGATGTTCAGTACTCCATTTCCCCACATCATAAACAAGCTTTTACTTTATAAGCCTCTGTATAAATTATAACCAACCAAATCATGGTACAGAATGCTCATTTCAGCCATTGACAAAAGATTGGTTAAGAACCATTTTCAACCAACCAAAATAAACTAATACATATTAACTTCAAACAAATAAGTCCCTGATTATCACCTTAAACGTCacatttaactaaaataacttCCCAGAATAAACATTCACGCCAACTCAATCTTAAACCATAACCAACTAAGCAATGAACAAGATCAATATGCGGCAGATAGAATCAGGAGTTCAAgcaactaattaattaaattaccaGGTAGTTGATATTGGAAAGACCTTTATCCTCACCAGATGCCAAAAACAACTCATTCCAACAGGGTtgataattttccaaaaagttaCG
This DNA window, taken from Vigna radiata var. radiata cultivar VC1973A chromosome 5, Vradiata_ver6, whole genome shotgun sequence, encodes the following:
- the LOC106759980 gene encoding protein ANTI-SILENCING 1 isoform X2 — protein: MSRPLSSSENVGEVIDFKWGKKRGVGVKNKDTHYYESFVYEGVEYFLYDCVYLFSTDHVETSIGKLIKIYERPTREKMIKVVWFFRPIEIRNFLENYQPCWNELFLASGEDKGLSNINYLESIIGKCNVVCTSKDKRNPKPSETELNKADYFFSCTFDVGQRVIIDKFTNEIDGVRVEQFFNKRRVDRTSNHLNFGTDIRPKIVTRTCPISHCQVNDKAEGRTSENTFPKQSSVSYPYKKRKITEEKPNICQSSKIPKEEEINEKKVEIKQDEKLNADKRVIDVTERPDADKRKWFKKMPWDDRLRRAQELDTLVLLNNLDPSYTSYEVEDLVWCALKAKVQARMIEWIPSSSTYYGRAFVIFKTKCEAESAISELNRRFLSLGEGRIVSAMKGILREPDKKKKFTGHLVIDRTAPQRQNQEMRNAVSTSHCSQPNTIEYPMSIEWLLHYAKFNACWNALYQRQMKEIQDVKSKLKMDRNFSD
- the LOC106759980 gene encoding protein ANTI-SILENCING 1 isoform X1; translation: MSRPLSSSENVGEVIDFKWGKKRGVGVKNKDTHYYESFVYEGVEYFLYDCVYLFSTDHVETSIGKLIKIYERPTREKMIKVVWFFRPIEIRNFLENYQPCWNELFLASGEDKGLSNINYLESIIGKCNVVCTSKDKRNPKPSETELNKADYFFSCTFDVGQRVIIDKFTNEIDGVRVEQFFNKRRVDRTSNHLNFGTDIRPKIVTRTCPISHCQVNDKAEGRTSENTFPKQSSVSYPYKKRKITEEKPNICQSSKIPKEEEINEKKVEIKQDEKLNADKRVIDVTERPDADKRKWFKKMPWDDRLRRAQELDTLVLLNNLDPSYTSYEVEDLVWCALKAKVQARMIEWIPSSSTYYGRAFVIFKTKCEAESAISELNRRFLSLGEGRIVSAMKGILREPDKKKKFTGHLVIDRTAPQRQNQEMRNAVSTSHCSQPNTIEYPMSIEWLLHYAKFNACWNALYQVEHCEELFLAIYRQCIAYYLICLFLWLVSHIFFALQRQMKEIQDVKSKLKMDRNFSD